The following coding sequences are from one Saccopteryx bilineata isolate mSacBil1 chromosome 3, mSacBil1_pri_phased_curated, whole genome shotgun sequence window:
- the LOC136331791 gene encoding zinc finger protein 211-like isoform X2 yields MGCCCGAEGVEAATEQNASERVSQAKDPNLALSFQKSHPCESCGLVLRDIFNFVEQQGSQLLKCGACEELFYFSTKCQHHEDRYVKKKHFERHVDRVSLAKGHNSNLSQMLLTSQEVVLDILTESGHLQQPATRTRDRPDETSVSGMTLHTRKYYQQKIHTGERPYECSECRKSFITKNAFRRHQRVHTGERPYECSECGKCFIRNSDLRYHQRIHTGERPFECSECGKSFITNTAFHRHQRIHTGERPYECIDCGKSFSSSCGFRYHQRVHTGERPYECTACRKSFISKAAFCRHQRVHTGERPYECHECRKSFIRKSHLHCHQRIHTGERPYECRECGKSFSRSTSFHYHQRIHTGERPYKCRECGKSFTQKSHLCCHQRIHTGERPYKCHECGKSFIQKSQLCYHQRVHTGERPYECHECGKSFSSSSNLQCHQRTHTGERPYKCSECRKSFPFNSQLSKHMMRVHIRGQS; encoded by the exons ATGG GTTGCTGCTGTGGAGCAGAGGGTGTGGAGGCTGCCACTGAACAGAATGCATCTGAAAGGGTGTCACAGGCAAAGGATCCTAATCTGGCTTTGTCTTTTCAGAAGAGCCACCCCTGTGAGAGTTGTGGCCTTGTCTTGAGAGACATTTTCAACTTCGTTGAGCAGCAGGGATCACAGCTGTTGAAATGTGGTGCATGTGAAGAACTATTTTATTTCAGTACAAAGTGTCAGCACCATGAGGATCGGTATGtgaaaaagaagcattttgaaAGACATGTGGACAGAGTTTCACTTGCAAAAGGCCACAATTCCAATTTGTCCCAGATGCTTCTTACCTCCCAGGAGGTAGTACTGGACATCCTTACTGAATCAGGACATCTCCAACAACCTGCTACACGTACCAGGGACAGGCCAGATGAAACCTCAGTGTCTGGGATGACTTTGCATACGAGAAAATATTATCAGCAGAAaattcacacaggagaaagaCCCTATGAGTGCAGTGAATGTCGGAAATCCTTTATTACAAAAAATGCTTTCCGTCGtcatcagagagttcacactggagaaaggccttatgagtgcagtgaatgtgggaaatgtTTTATCAGGAACTCTGACCTTCGTtatcatcagagaattcacactggagaaCGACCGTTTGAGTGCAGTGAGTGTGGAAAATCCTTTATTACAAACACTGCTTTCCATCGTCATCAGAGgattcacactggagaaaggccttatgaGTGCATTGACTGTGGAAAATCTTTTTCCAGTAGCTGTGGTTTTCGTtatcatcagagagttcacacaggagaaaggccTTATGAGTGCACTGCATGTAGGAAATCCTTTATCTCAAAAGCTGCTTTCTGTCGTCATCAGAGggttcacactggagaaaggccttatgaGTGCCATGAATGTAGGAAATCTTTTATCAGGAAGTCCCACCTTCACTgtcatcagagaattcacactggagaaaggccttatgaATGCAGGGAGTGTGGGAAATCTTTTTCAAGGAGTACTAGCTTTCATtatcatcagagaattcacactggagaaaggccaTACAAGTGCcgtgaatgtgggaaatcttttacCCAGAAGTCCCACCTTTGCTgtcatcagagaattcacactggagaaagaCCATATAAATGCCatgaatgtgggaaatcttttatCCAGAAGTCCCAACTTTGCTATCACcagagagttcacactggagaaagacCATATGAGTGCCACGAATGTGGGAAGTCTTTTTCCAGTAGCAGTAACCTTCAGTGTCATCAGAGAActcacactggagaaaggccttatAAGTGCAGTGAGTGTAGAAAATCCTTTCCCTTCAATTCTCAGCTTTCTAAGCACATGATGAGAGTTCACATTAGAGGACAATCTTAG
- the LOC136331791 gene encoding zinc finger protein 211-like isoform X1, with the protein MAASALRRGTEVGITFGDIALYFSRKEWCLLNEAQRRLYLDVMLENFELMSSLGCCCGAEGVEAATEQNASERVSQAKDPNLALSFQKSHPCESCGLVLRDIFNFVEQQGSQLLKCGACEELFYFSTKCQHHEDRYVKKKHFERHVDRVSLAKGHNSNLSQMLLTSQEVVLDILTESGHLQQPATRTRDRPDETSVSGMTLHTRKYYQQKIHTGERPYECSECRKSFITKNAFRRHQRVHTGERPYECSECGKCFIRNSDLRYHQRIHTGERPFECSECGKSFITNTAFHRHQRIHTGERPYECIDCGKSFSSSCGFRYHQRVHTGERPYECTACRKSFISKAAFCRHQRVHTGERPYECHECRKSFIRKSHLHCHQRIHTGERPYECRECGKSFSRSTSFHYHQRIHTGERPYKCRECGKSFTQKSHLCCHQRIHTGERPYKCHECGKSFIQKSQLCYHQRVHTGERPYECHECGKSFSSSSNLQCHQRTHTGERPYKCSECRKSFPFNSQLSKHMMRVHIRGQS; encoded by the exons ATGGCGGCGTCCGCGCTACGGCGCGGGACTGAG GTCGGTATAACTTTCGGAGATATTGCCCTGTACTTCTCCAGGAAGGAATGGTGCCTTCTTAATGAGGCTCAGAGACGCCTGTACCTAgatgtgatgctggagaactTTGAGCTTATGTCCTCGCTGG GTTGCTGCTGTGGAGCAGAGGGTGTGGAGGCTGCCACTGAACAGAATGCATCTGAAAGGGTGTCACAGGCAAAGGATCCTAATCTGGCTTTGTCTTTTCAGAAGAGCCACCCCTGTGAGAGTTGTGGCCTTGTCTTGAGAGACATTTTCAACTTCGTTGAGCAGCAGGGATCACAGCTGTTGAAATGTGGTGCATGTGAAGAACTATTTTATTTCAGTACAAAGTGTCAGCACCATGAGGATCGGTATGtgaaaaagaagcattttgaaAGACATGTGGACAGAGTTTCACTTGCAAAAGGCCACAATTCCAATTTGTCCCAGATGCTTCTTACCTCCCAGGAGGTAGTACTGGACATCCTTACTGAATCAGGACATCTCCAACAACCTGCTACACGTACCAGGGACAGGCCAGATGAAACCTCAGTGTCTGGGATGACTTTGCATACGAGAAAATATTATCAGCAGAAaattcacacaggagaaagaCCCTATGAGTGCAGTGAATGTCGGAAATCCTTTATTACAAAAAATGCTTTCCGTCGtcatcagagagttcacactggagaaaggccttatgagtgcagtgaatgtgggaaatgtTTTATCAGGAACTCTGACCTTCGTtatcatcagagaattcacactggagaaCGACCGTTTGAGTGCAGTGAGTGTGGAAAATCCTTTATTACAAACACTGCTTTCCATCGTCATCAGAGgattcacactggagaaaggccttatgaGTGCATTGACTGTGGAAAATCTTTTTCCAGTAGCTGTGGTTTTCGTtatcatcagagagttcacacaggagaaaggccTTATGAGTGCACTGCATGTAGGAAATCCTTTATCTCAAAAGCTGCTTTCTGTCGTCATCAGAGggttcacactggagaaaggccttatgaGTGCCATGAATGTAGGAAATCTTTTATCAGGAAGTCCCACCTTCACTgtcatcagagaattcacactggagaaaggccttatgaATGCAGGGAGTGTGGGAAATCTTTTTCAAGGAGTACTAGCTTTCATtatcatcagagaattcacactggagaaaggccaTACAAGTGCcgtgaatgtgggaaatcttttacCCAGAAGTCCCACCTTTGCTgtcatcagagaattcacactggagaaagaCCATATAAATGCCatgaatgtgggaaatcttttatCCAGAAGTCCCAACTTTGCTATCACcagagagttcacactggagaaagacCATATGAGTGCCACGAATGTGGGAAGTCTTTTTCCAGTAGCAGTAACCTTCAGTGTCATCAGAGAActcacactggagaaaggccttatAAGTGCAGTGAGTGTAGAAAATCCTTTCCCTTCAATTCTCAGCTTTCTAAGCACATGATGAGAGTTCACATTAGAGGACAATCTTAG
- the LOC136331790 gene encoding zinc finger protein 154-like, whose translation MAAAALRRPAEVGVTFEDVALYFSREEWCLLDEAQRCLYLEVMLENFALISSLVCCCGTKDVEEVTEENISLIVSQAKNPNIDLSSQKSHPCESCGAVMRDIFLLVDQGTQNCHKLLGFGVCLKQFYFSSEYVQNEVQHMEKKPFIKGVHSISLLKGCNFDVSLKPFTCWEVGQNFLTSSGHLQQPDTHTRDRSNEMSTSWVTSQRKNYYNSKECEKATGYNTTLFQDHGVHHIREDFLYHKYKKYFTTISGLHYHQNLHTGQRLYECSECAKSFIRKSNLHRHQQVHTGERPYGCSECGKSFFRNCDLRIHQTFHTGERPYECSECGKSFLRKFDLRIHQRVHTGERPFECRECGKTFTSNAALNTHGRVHSGRRPYKCNECGKSFFRNYDLHSHQRVHTEERPYGCSECGKFFKGKQDLRCHQRVHSGERPHKCSECGKSFIRPSHLSSHQRIHKEKGPHLCSECGKSFMSHTGLLHHRRIHIVERPYGCSECGKTFISITGLYCHKKTHNGVRPHGCSTCGKSYFYKSDLSKHMRVHIGGHS comes from the exons ATGGCGGCGGCCGCGCTAAGGCGCCCGGCTGAG GTTGGTGTGACCTTTGAGGATGTTGCCCTGTACTTCTCCAGAGAAGAATGGTGCCTCCTTGATGAGGCTCAGAGATGCCTGTACCTGGAAGTGATGCTGGAGAACTTTGCACTTATATCCTCACTGG tTTGCTGCTGTGGAACAAAAGATGTGGAGGAAGTTACTGAAGAgaacatttctctaatagtgtcACAGGCAAAGAATCCTAATATAGATTTGTCTTCCCAGAAGAGTCACCCATGTGAAAGTTGTGGAGCAGTCATGAGAGACATTTTCCTCTTGGTTGATCAGGGAACACAGAACTGCCACAAATTGTTGGGGTTTGGGGTATgtttaaaacagttttatttcagTTCTGAGTATGTCCAGAACGAGGTTCAGCACATGGAAAAGAAGCCTTTCATAAAAGGTGTGCACAGCATCTCACTTCTAAAGGGCTGCAATTTTGATGTGTCCCTGAAACCTTTTACTTGTTGGGAGGTTGGGCAGAACTTCCTTACCAGCTCCGGACATCTTCAACAGCCAGATACTCACACAAGGGACAGGTCAAATGAAATGTCTACATCTTGGGTGACTTCTCAAAGAAAAAACTACTACAACAGTAAAGAGTGTGAGAAAGCCACTGGGTACAACACAACACTTTTTCAGGACCATGGTGTCCATCATATAAGAGAAGATTTTTTgtatcataaatataaaaaatattttacaacaatCTCTGGCCTTCATTATCATCAGAACCTTCACACTGGACAGAGGCTTTATGAGTGTAGTGAATGTGCAAAATCCTTTATCAGGAAATCTAATCTTCATCGTCATCAGCAagttcacacaggagaaaggccttatggatgcagtgaatgtgggaaatccttTTTTAGGAATTGTGACCTTCGTATTCATCAGACAtttcacactggagaaaggccttatgagtgcagtgaatgtgggaaatccttTCTCAGGAAATTTGACCTTCGTAttcatcagagagttcacacaggagaaaggccTTTTGAGTGCAGAGAATGTGGGAAAACTTTTACCTCTAATGCTGCCCTTAATACTCATGGTAGAGTTCACTCTGGAAGAAGGCCTTATAAgtgcaatgaatgtgggaaatcctTTTTCAGGAACTATGACCTTCATAGtcatcagagagttcacacaGAAGAAAGGCCATATgggtgcagtgaatgtgggaagtTTTTTAAGGGGAAACAAGACCTTCGTTGTCATCAGAGAGTTCACAGTGGAGAAAGGCCTCAcaagtgcagtgaatgtgggaaatcatTTATCAGGCCCTCTCACCTTTCTTCTCATCAGCGCATTCACAAAGAAAAAGGGCCTCATctgtgcagtgaatgtgggaaatcttttatGTCTCACACTGGTCTTCTTCATCATCGGAGAATTCACATTGTAGAAAGGCCTTATGggtgcagtgaatgtggaaaaaCTTTTATCTCTATCACTGGTCTTTATTGTCATAAGAAAACTCACAATGGAGTGAGGCCACATGGGTGCAGTACATGTGGGAAATCTTATTTCTACAAGTCTGATCTGTCTAAGCACATGAGAGTTCATATTGGAGGACATTCTTAG